One window of the Thermodesulfomicrobium sp. WS genome contains the following:
- a CDS encoding methyl-accepting chemotaxis protein, which yields MFKRISLAWKVLCIVLLGPAVTAAILFYQHVASIQQDAVDSRIKESRSIVMMAEGMRETMAHKLSLDVLRPFEELRSDPTRLLEAVPIVTAMNTAAAKAKEAGYEFRVPKESPRNPKNEPTAFERQVLEELKATGAPEKVVVEKDRVVYFRPIRLTQECLYCHGDPKGEKDPTGGVKEGWKVGEIHGAFSIAMSLEAANAAVRASALRLGLETLGILAVVGAIAWFLVRRGVIRPLAQTGAYLDRLATGDMTSTIPVEREDEIGLMQRNLNAMAQGLRSIVQDIVARSRTLIGASAELETMADTLLVRSKDLASRSHTVATASEEMSVNMNNVAAAMEQASTNVSTVAAASEEMSATIHEIAGNTEKAREVTQRAVTTATSASQRVHQLGEAAQEIGKVTETIAAISAQTNLLALNATIEAARAGEAGRGFAVVANEIKELANQTARATEDISHRIEGIQTSAGATVAEINQVMAVIEEVNAFVATIAAAVEEQSVTTRDIAQNVAQASQGLQEVNENVAQASSVTGEIARDIVGVNEASGSISVSSTQLKQHAENLSLLAQALQSLVERFRVE from the coding sequence ATGTTCAAGCGAATCAGTCTTGCATGGAAAGTGCTCTGCATTGTTCTCCTTGGCCCGGCGGTGACCGCGGCGATTTTGTTCTATCAGCATGTGGCAAGCATCCAGCAGGATGCCGTGGATTCCCGCATCAAGGAGAGCCGCTCCATTGTCATGATGGCCGAAGGGATGCGCGAGACCATGGCGCACAAACTCTCCCTCGACGTGCTGCGCCCCTTTGAGGAATTGCGCTCGGACCCGACGCGTCTCTTGGAGGCAGTCCCCATCGTCACCGCGATGAATACCGCTGCGGCCAAGGCCAAGGAAGCGGGCTACGAGTTCCGGGTGCCCAAGGAGAGTCCGCGCAATCCCAAAAACGAGCCCACTGCCTTCGAGCGGCAGGTGCTTGAAGAGCTCAAGGCCACGGGTGCCCCGGAAAAGGTCGTCGTGGAAAAGGATCGCGTGGTGTATTTTCGTCCCATCCGCCTCACCCAAGAGTGCCTCTACTGCCACGGGGATCCCAAGGGCGAAAAGGATCCCACCGGCGGTGTAAAGGAAGGGTGGAAAGTCGGGGAGATCCACGGCGCTTTTTCCATCGCCATGTCCCTGGAGGCCGCCAATGCCGCGGTGCGTGCGAGTGCGCTGCGTCTGGGACTGGAGACGCTGGGGATCCTGGCGGTGGTGGGTGCCATCGCCTGGTTCTTGGTGCGCCGCGGCGTCATTCGCCCCTTGGCGCAGACCGGCGCCTATTTGGATCGTCTGGCCACCGGGGACATGACCTCCACCATCCCCGTGGAGCGCGAGGACGAGATCGGCCTGATGCAGCGCAACCTCAATGCCATGGCGCAAGGGCTGCGCTCCATCGTTCAGGACATCGTGGCCCGCTCCCGCACCCTTATCGGCGCTTCCGCGGAGTTGGAGACCATGGCCGACACCTTGCTTGTCCGCTCCAAGGACTTGGCGAGCCGCTCCCACACCGTGGCCACAGCCTCGGAAGAGATGAGCGTCAACATGAACAACGTCGCCGCAGCCATGGAGCAGGCATCCACCAACGTGAGTACCGTGGCCGCGGCTTCGGAGGAGATGAGCGCCACCATTCACGAGATCGCCGGCAACACGGAAAAGGCCCGGGAAGTGACCCAGCGGGCGGTGACCACCGCCACCTCGGCCTCTCAGCGGGTGCACCAATTGGGCGAGGCCGCCCAGGAGATCGGCAAGGTCACCGAAACCATCGCCGCCATCTCTGCCCAGACCAATCTGCTTGCCTTGAACGCCACCATCGAAGCTGCCCGGGCCGGCGAGGCAGGACGCGGTTTTGCCGTGGTGGCCAACGAGATCAAAGAACTGGCCAACCAGACGGCCCGAGCCACCGAGGACATCAGCCACCGCATCGAGGGCATCCAAACCTCGGCCGGGGCCACGGTGGCGGAGATCAACCAGGTCATGGCGGTCATTGAAGAGGTCAACGCCTTTGTGGCCACCATTGCCGCAGCGGTGGAAGAGCAGAGTGTGACCACCAGGGACATTGCCCAGAACGTGGCCCAGGCCTCCCAGGGGCTGCAGGAGGTCAACGAAAACGTGGCCCAGGCCTCGTCGGTAACCGGGGAAATCGCCCGGGATATCGTCGGCGTCAACGAGGCTTCGGGTTCCATTTCGGTGAGCAGCACCCAGCTCAAGCAGCATGCGGAAAACCTGTCGCTTTTGGCCCAGGCCCTGCAGTCGCTGGTGGAGCGGTTCCGGGTGGAGTAG
- a CDS encoding lysophospholipid acyltransferase family protein, producing MHEIWGTCGAALGTRLSAPWVASLGSALGRALWWLLPKRRGLAYASVHRRLGVPGPAAERIARESFRHTGMAFAEIFQGRHTGPRFLHEQVIVERPDLLTALFSSTRPAVVVSGHLGAWELLVALMALFPHRPACQVVVRLPKSPFLRGLILHARNQARIRTVGHRDASAGVLAMLRAGGLAAFLVDHHCRQAEAERLLFLGREASVNRGPALLAVRAKAEVWPLFLVREPRIGSFRLLQESPLDTRGLTGDPAARVRSVCRFYTQAVEHAVCRYPEQWLWMHRRWKA from the coding sequence ATGCATGAAATTTGGGGGACATGTGGGGCAGCGCTGGGCACCCGACTTTCCGCGCCCTGGGTCGCTTCCCTGGGAAGCGCCTTGGGGCGGGCCTTGTGGTGGCTTTTGCCCAAGCGCCGGGGCCTTGCCTACGCTTCGGTGCATCGGCGCTTGGGCGTGCCAGGGCCTGCAGCCGAGCGCATTGCCCGGGAGAGCTTCCGGCATACGGGCATGGCCTTTGCCGAAATCTTCCAAGGTCGGCACACTGGGCCGCGGTTTTTGCACGAACAGGTGATCGTCGAGCGCCCGGATCTCCTGACTGCCCTTTTTTCCAGCACTCGACCCGCGGTGGTGGTGAGCGGCCATTTGGGGGCCTGGGAGCTCTTGGTGGCCCTCATGGCCCTATTTCCGCACCGTCCTGCGTGCCAGGTGGTGGTGCGGCTGCCCAAGAGCCCGTTTTTGCGCGGCCTTATCCTCCATGCCCGCAATCAGGCCCGCATCCGTACCGTGGGGCATCGGGACGCCAGCGCCGGGGTGCTCGCCATGCTGCGCGCTGGAGGGCTTGCCGCCTTTTTGGTGGATCACCATTGCCGCCAGGCCGAGGCCGAGCGGCTGCTGTTTTTGGGGCGCGAGGCCTCGGTCAACCGGGGTCCGGCGCTCCTTGCCGTGCGGGCCAAGGCCGAGGTGTGGCCGCTTTTTTTGGTAAGAGAACCCAGAATTGGGAGTTTTCGCTTGCTTCAAGAAAGCCCCTTGGATACTCGGGGCCTTACGGGGGATCCTGCGGCGCGGGTGCGATCCGTGTGCCGGTTCTACACCCAGGCCGTGGAACACGCGGTGTGCCGCTACCCCGAGCAATGGTTGTGGATGCACCGGCGTTGGAAAGCGTGA
- a CDS encoding lysophospholipid acyltransferase family protein gives MAKKKWISSMVARAKTPGSARVLARALAPLVRLWSASLRYQLVHGERFAALYGRGPLVAALWHDELFPFIALHGRHGMVCVVSQSWDGELLARVLVSFGFGTARGSSSRGGMKALRVALRQREGGAGVVLTVDGPRGPRHVAKPGAGFVARALGARVLPVRAFMHPVVTFASWDRFQLPLPCARCTIVYGEPLAPPAPGEDLDAYSQRLTAALEAVRPQEGCDA, from the coding sequence ATGGCTAAAAAAAAGTGGATATCTTCAATGGTTGCCCGGGCGAAGACGCCTGGCTCTGCCCGCGTGCTGGCGCGGGCGTTGGCGCCGCTGGTGCGGCTGTGGTCGGCGTCGCTCCGCTACCAGTTGGTGCATGGGGAGCGGTTTGCCGCGCTGTATGGGAGAGGACCCTTGGTGGCGGCGCTGTGGCATGATGAGCTCTTCCCCTTCATTGCCCTGCACGGCCGCCATGGCATGGTCTGTGTGGTGAGTCAGAGCTGGGACGGGGAACTGTTGGCCCGGGTGCTTGTGTCCTTTGGCTTTGGCACGGCCCGGGGATCGAGCTCCCGCGGGGGGATGAAGGCGCTGCGCGTGGCCCTGCGGCAGCGGGAAGGAGGTGCAGGAGTGGTGCTGACGGTGGATGGCCCTCGGGGGCCTCGGCACGTGGCCAAGCCAGGGGCGGGGTTTGTGGCCCGCGCCCTGGGAGCCCGGGTGCTGCCGGTGCGTGCCTTCATGCATCCGGTCGTGACCTTTGCCTCCTGGGACCGCTTTCAATTGCCGCTGCCTTGTGCCCGGTGCACCATTGTGTATGGGGAGCCGCTGGCACCGCCGGCTCCAGGCGAGGACCTCGATGCCTACAGCCAGCGTCTCACCGCAGCCTTGGAGGCCGTCCGGCCTCAGGAGGGGTGCGATGCATGA
- the yedF gene encoding sulfurtransferase-like selenium metabolism protein YedF: protein MELHCEGEPCPKPVLRCKEVLAAHAPQTLTVYVDNDAAKDNVSRFLTSQGMQVAAPERVANGWRITATAQGDTAQAHASAATADCACAAPKHVVFLTTDRIGQGSDELGAKLMFNFLSTLPEMGASLWRIILVNGGVRLATSSSPTLDILRRLEQSGVEILVCGTCLEFFGLLGAKEVGQTTNMLDVVTSLQVADKVISLG from the coding sequence ATGGAACTGCATTGCGAAGGCGAACCCTGCCCCAAACCGGTGCTGCGCTGCAAGGAGGTTTTGGCCGCCCATGCCCCGCAGACCCTCACGGTGTATGTGGATAACGACGCGGCCAAGGACAATGTTTCCCGCTTTCTCACCAGCCAAGGCATGCAGGTGGCTGCGCCGGAACGCGTGGCAAACGGCTGGCGCATCACGGCCACGGCCCAAGGCGACACCGCTCAAGCGCACGCATCAGCGGCAACGGCGGACTGCGCATGCGCCGCACCCAAGCATGTGGTGTTTCTCACTACAGACCGCATCGGCCAGGGGAGCGACGAGCTGGGGGCAAAGCTCATGTTCAATTTTCTCTCTACCCTGCCGGAGATGGGAGCAAGCCTGTGGCGCATCATCCTCGTCAACGGCGGCGTGCGCCTTGCCACCAGCAGCAGTCCAACCCTGGACATCTTGCGGCGTCTGGAACAAAGTGGGGTGGAAATCTTGGTGTGTGGCACCTGCTTGGAGTTCTTCGGCCTCCTTGGTGCCAAAGAAGTGGGCCAGACCACCAATATGCTCGACGTGGTCACCAGCCTGCAGGTGGCCGACAAGGTCATTTCCCTCGGCTAA
- a CDS encoding Hpt domain-containing protein: protein MSQDLLTIDQTLARLAGDRGLLANLFRLYLEETPKKLAALEAAWAAHETYQVERLAHSLKGSSATVGALALQQAALHLEMAVKAEDTAAMEAAYAQVRSLAAETLAAMEAFCAAV from the coding sequence ATGTCCCAAGACCTGCTCACCATCGACCAGACCCTCGCCCGCCTCGCGGGAGACCGCGGCCTGCTTGCCAACCTCTTCCGGCTCTACCTGGAAGAAACCCCCAAGAAGCTCGCTGCCCTGGAGGCCGCCTGGGCTGCGCACGAAACCTACCAGGTGGAGCGGCTGGCCCATTCCCTGAAGGGCTCGTCCGCCACGGTGGGGGCGCTTGCCCTGCAGCAGGCGGCCCTCCACCTGGAGATGGCCGTCAAGGCAGAAGACACGGCCGCCATGGAGGCGGCCTATGCCCAGGTGCGATCCCTGGCTGCGGAAACGTTGGCCGCCATGGAAGCCTTTTGCGCTGCGGTATAG
- a CDS encoding aminopeptidase, translating into MMDSLTLERYARVLVWGMKAARREPLTPGAVILVRADLGAVDLACAVQRELMRQEMHAVVRLMPPSTLERGFYEEAQDRHLAFRVPGDQELFQNLDGLISLLAPDSNTHLRGIAPAKIAAMARTRKYLRDIMETREAQGVFGWTLCLMPTDALARDAGLSPEEYEAEIIRAAYLDDADPVARWEATYRQAQRVKAWLNGLDLVRVQVRSASTDLTVGIGALRQWIGVTGHNIPSFELFLSPDCRETRGVYFADQPSYRSGNLVRGVTLHFEDGRCVAVRAEEGEEFLRSQLAMDEGASRLGEFSLTDKRFSPIRRFMAHTLFDENFGGEHGNCHIAVGASYSDTYAGDPHELTAPRRAELGFNDSALHWDLVNTEPKTVIGTRRNGEQVLVYENGMFACALE; encoded by the coding sequence ATGATGGATAGCCTGACCCTGGAGCGCTACGCTCGGGTACTCGTGTGGGGCATGAAGGCGGCCCGCAGGGAGCCTTTGACTCCGGGTGCGGTGATTTTGGTCCGGGCGGACCTTGGGGCCGTGGACTTGGCCTGCGCCGTACAGCGGGAACTCATGCGTCAAGAGATGCATGCCGTAGTGCGGTTGATGCCGCCAAGTACGCTGGAGCGTGGTTTTTATGAGGAGGCCCAGGATCGGCATCTTGCTTTTCGTGTCCCCGGCGACCAGGAGCTCTTCCAAAACCTCGACGGTCTCATCTCTCTGTTGGCGCCGGATTCCAACACCCACTTGCGCGGCATTGCGCCTGCCAAGATCGCTGCCATGGCCCGTACCCGCAAGTATCTGCGGGACATCATGGAAACGCGGGAAGCCCAAGGGGTTTTTGGCTGGACTTTGTGCCTCATGCCCACGGACGCCTTGGCTCGGGACGCAGGACTTTCTCCGGAGGAGTACGAGGCGGAGATCATCCGCGCCGCTTACCTGGACGACGCGGACCCAGTGGCCCGCTGGGAGGCCACGTACCGCCAGGCCCAGCGCGTCAAGGCCTGGCTCAATGGTCTGGACTTGGTGCGGGTGCAGGTGCGCTCGGCATCGACGGATCTTACTGTCGGCATTGGCGCCTTACGGCAGTGGATCGGGGTCACCGGACACAATATCCCCAGCTTCGAGCTCTTTCTCTCTCCGGACTGCCGCGAGACCCGCGGGGTGTACTTCGCCGATCAGCCCTCCTACCGCAGCGGCAACCTGGTGCGCGGGGTAACCCTGCACTTTGAAGACGGCCGCTGCGTTGCGGTGCGCGCCGAGGAGGGCGAGGAGTTCCTGCGCTCCCAACTCGCCATGGACGAGGGGGCCAGCCGCTTGGGCGAGTTTTCCCTGACGGACAAGCGGTTTTCTCCTATCCGTCGCTTCATGGCCCATACCTTGTTCGATGAGAACTTCGGGGGCGAGCACGGCAACTGCCACATCGCCGTGGGCGCCTCCTATAGTGACACCTATGCCGGGGATCCCCACGAGCTCACTGCCCCGCGGCGTGCGGAACTCGGCTTCAACGACTCCGCCCTGCATTGGGACTTGGTCAACACCGAGCCCAAGACCGTCATCGGGACGCGCCGCAATGGCGAGCAGGTGCTCGTGTACGAAAACGGGATGTTCGCGTGTGCACTTGAATAG
- a CDS encoding class IV adenylate cyclase produces MKQEVEAKCAVEDIRAVEARVQTMGTLVVPWEFEANVLWDFPHAPLGKAGRLLRLRHSAAGAFLTYKEPVPGARAGIKTMAETETSVADPAAMSCILDRLGLAPVWRYEKFRSVWRVPTASGLAGVCLDIVPCGQFVEVEAEAAAIAEVFSALHLTWGAEASRTYRDLFVDALAAQGLPSDTPMIFSLEAKEAWARALGVDLPPGDPFCLRDCGKNGCVTEEDDG; encoded by the coding sequence ATGAAGCAGGAAGTGGAAGCCAAGTGCGCGGTGGAGGATATCCGTGCGGTGGAGGCCCGTGTGCAGACCATGGGCACACTCGTGGTGCCCTGGGAGTTTGAGGCCAATGTGCTCTGGGATTTCCCGCACGCGCCCCTTGGTAAGGCAGGGCGGCTGCTGCGCCTGCGCCACAGCGCCGCGGGCGCGTTCTTGACGTATAAGGAACCGGTGCCGGGGGCGCGCGCCGGGATCAAGACCATGGCAGAGACCGAGACCTCGGTGGCGGACCCTGCGGCCATGAGCTGCATTTTGGATCGGCTGGGACTTGCGCCCGTGTGGCGCTACGAGAAATTCCGCAGCGTCTGGCGGGTGCCGACGGCAAGCGGCCTGGCGGGGGTGTGTCTGGACATCGTGCCGTGCGGCCAATTTGTGGAAGTGGAGGCCGAGGCTGCGGCCATCGCCGAGGTGTTTTCCGCACTGCACCTCACCTGGGGGGCGGAGGCTTCGCGTACCTACCGGGACTTGTTCGTCGATGCCTTGGCGGCGCAGGGTTTGCCGTCGGATACGCCCATGATTTTTTCTCTGGAAGCCAAGGAGGCGTGGGCGCGTGCCTTGGGTGTGGATCTGCCCCCAGGAGACCCTTTCTGCCTGCGTGATTGTGGTAAAAATGGATGCGTAACGGAGGAGGATGATGGATAG
- a CDS encoding undecaprenyl-diphosphate phosphatase, with protein sequence MMELLWAALLGFVEGITEFLPVSSTGHLIVVGHLLGFTGPKAETFEVAIQLGAIAAVVVLYWPVFWGLVQPSGRRRFAGVRGLLLLLLTTLPACVLGLVLHSTIRGLFSPLSVAAAMAVGAVAMVAVESRAPRVRVWDVDAVSARDALWVGFWQCLALWPGFSRSAATIMGGMMLGFSRKVAAEYSFLAAVPVMVAATGYDLWKSREFLSLADVPLFSVGFMVAFVSACVAIRVFLHVVGSTSFRPFALYRLVVAAVVWGVWR encoded by the coding sequence ATCATGGAACTTCTTTGGGCGGCGCTTCTGGGGTTCGTGGAAGGAATCACGGAGTTTCTCCCCGTGTCTTCCACCGGGCATCTCATCGTGGTGGGGCATCTGCTCGGCTTTACCGGGCCCAAGGCCGAGACCTTCGAGGTCGCCATCCAGCTGGGGGCCATCGCTGCGGTGGTGGTGCTCTACTGGCCGGTATTCTGGGGATTGGTGCAGCCTTCCGGGCGGCGGCGCTTTGCCGGCGTGCGCGGGCTGCTGCTCCTTTTGCTAACGACCCTGCCGGCCTGCGTGCTGGGGCTGGTGCTGCACAGCACCATCCGAGGGCTTTTTTCCCCTCTGTCTGTCGCCGCGGCCATGGCGGTGGGTGCTGTGGCCATGGTTGCGGTGGAGTCCCGGGCCCCGCGGGTGCGGGTCTGGGACGTGGACGCGGTATCCGCCCGCGATGCGCTTTGGGTGGGCTTTTGGCAATGTCTGGCCCTGTGGCCGGGGTTTTCCCGCTCTGCGGCCACCATCATGGGGGGGATGATGCTGGGGTTTTCGCGCAAGGTGGCGGCAGAGTACTCCTTTTTGGCCGCAGTGCCGGTGATGGTGGCGGCAACGGGCTATGATTTATGGAAGAGCCGGGAATTTTTGAGTCTTGCGGACGTCCCTCTTTTCAGTGTCGGGTTCATGGTGGCCTTCGTGAGCGCGTGCGTGGCGATCCGTGTTTTTCTCCATGTGGTGGGCAGCACCAGCTTTCGGCCCTTCGCTCTCTATCGGCTGGTCGTGGCTGCCGTGGTCTGGGGGGTGTGGCGATGA